ATTATTCATTATGTCACACAGTGTACGATTGACTAATTCTAACTTATGTCGTGGTGCCATAGGTGCTTCATCccaaataattatatctatattcTTAAGATATCCATATTCTTTtgtgtcattttttatattagatGTTGAATCACTGTGAAGAGGGACCGGCATACCAAATGCCTTGTGAACAATCTATCCGTGCGGAAGTAAAGTTGCTACTATACCTGTGTATGCCAttgtacaaatatttttattttcaccttTTAGTATATGATATAATGTTGTATAAATGAAAGTGTTTCCAGACCCAACAGGGCCGTCAATGTAAAAGCAAGTAGGGATGTCATCACCATTTATAGTGCAGACTGAATGCTTAATGGTATCGACGATGATTTTTTGatcttcatttaatttactataatattcTTTACCAAGAGTTTTGTGTTGAGTTATTGGAAttgatgtaaaattaaaatcatcgTTGTCAGTTTCAGTAATTTGTTTCATTGATGGGAATTGACTTAAGCTCGATCCTTCTGCTATTAACATTGTGTTTATTTGAACGTATGCTTTCTTATATGCCGTATTGATTTCAAATTGGTTTGAAAAATCTTGAGACATCGCTGTTTTAAATTCTTCCCATAATTGTTCCGGATAAACAGGTTGGCAGTAGATTAAAATTCTAACGAATAATCTTCGTAATTGGTATGGCATCATCCGTGATTCTGCCTCTTTCATTACCTTCTTCCACTCATCATCGTCCTCAATAAGTCCTAAAGTTAAACACGTTGCAACATAAGTATCGTAAGTAATGCCATTAACTGTTTTCAGATCTTCAAAACTTGGAGCTCCTTTAAcattaactaataataatcttaaatGAAACAATTCTATTTGGTTTGGACTTACTGAGTACATTCTGCAAATAACGTTAAAATGACTTTTTCGTCGACGGCAagagtaaatattaaattttttttgttttttaaatacataaagagAAGGAATTTCTGCATATGTTAAATTTCTCGCTTCAAAATCGCGACTGTTTAAAGCGAAATAATCAATAAGCATTGTTTGCTTTTCTAGAGCATTTTGTATACTATCTTCAGTTTCTGGAGAATTAATAGTGATTGTTTGCTGATTTGGCCAATGGACAGGTAATCTCATAACTGTAtgacttttattttgtaattctttattaaaaattcgcCACCATGCTTCTACCGGTCCAACGTAACGCCCATCTATATAGTCTTGAATTTCATCATGATCTATAACGTGATTAGCATCATCAGATTTTGCAATATTTACTGCAGCTGCATCATGacctttataaatatacttataaaGATATTTAACCGCTTTCATGCTAGAGACAACTTCAACATTAATGTGACAAtctgataataatagtaattctTCATTATACAGTACTACGTTTCTATTATTAactgtataattatttaatcgagTATATGATTTGCCTGTATTTCTTCTACGATAATGTAGATAGCCATTTTCATCGATTAATGTCTCTTCAAGAAATTGTTTTGGAAATTTCTTTGAACACCTACCATCTACCAAACACCAGTCACCACATGGCCATGGTCCATGAATCACGTTTCTTATTACAATATTATGcaatttcggatttttttctgGATTTGGGATCTCAgcagttatatatttatttacgtgaTCAGTCgtaacaattttcgaatttttctttaatgttAGTAATAAGTGTATATGTGGAAGAGATCGTTTTTGGTATTCTTAACATGCACATACACAACTACTTCACCaaaatgtttttgttttgACTACTATATCGATTAGTTCTTtcgattttgaatagaatacTCTGGCTACTAAATCTGGTCTATCTGATTCTGTTTGACCAGGTaagaaattttcttcaatCTCACGCTATCTTGGATTACATGTCATGGTTACAAAGAGGTCTGGTCTTCCTAATTTACGCACAAGACTCATAGCGTCTTGATAAAGTTGGAGCATATGCCGTGGggaattaataaatgttaatggtaatattatcattttacCAATATGGCTATTATTATTCCCTCTTTTTTGTAAGTGATCAATCAATCCATGATATGATTCtgctcttaattttttaacttcccgctacgaaaatcgacgattttcaaaaatttcgggaagttattgttttcaccccgattttcgaaaatcgagtttccaTCAAATgccgacgttttgaggtcctaggaagctattctgactattttcagaatgatgtccaagTGTGTGTAtgaatgtgtgtgtgtgtgtgtgtgtgtgtgtgtgtgtgtgtgtgtgtgtgtgtatgtgtatgtgtatttatgtaaactctttgtaacttttgaactaatgaatcgatttggatggttgaggtggcaatcgaaagagcttgttggccatcaacttttctgaaaatttcagattgtttgatcgaataga
This genomic window from Microplitis demolitor isolate Queensland-Clemson2020A chromosome 6, iyMicDemo2.1a, whole genome shotgun sequence contains:
- the LOC103578405 gene encoding uncharacterized protein LOC103578405; translation: MKAVKYLYKYIYKGHDAAAVNIAKSDDANHVIDHDEIQDYIDGRYVGPVEAWWRIFNKELQNKSHTVMRLPVHWPNQQTITINSPETEDSIQNALEKQTMLIDYFALNSRDFEARNLTYAEIPSLYVFKKQKKFNIYSCRRRKSHFNVICRMYSVSPNQIELFHLRLLLVNVKGAPSFEDLKTVNGITYDTYVATCLTLGLIEDDDEWKKVMKEAESRMMPYQLRRLFVRILIYCQPVYPEQLWEEFKTAMSQDFSNQFEINTAYKKAYVQINTMLIAEGSSLSQFPSMKQITETDNDDFNFTSIPITQHKTLGKEYYSKLNEDQKIIVDTIKHSVCTINGDDIPTCFYIDGPVGSGNTFIYTTLYHILKGENKNICTMAYTGIVATLLPHG